One segment of Rhodanobacter thiooxydans DNA contains the following:
- a CDS encoding DUF47 domain-containing protein has protein sequence MFSLQTIFGKGDKFYGLLEQSAATVSESARALHELLTQPDRGPVMAAFTATRAREKALAAQISEGLVNTFVTALDREDIEALNSALYKIPKTIEKFAERYEIVADRLAGVEFAQRTLVLQRSSEVVAEMIGELRRGLRIDPVKKLQDRLQALESEGDRMLLAPYRTLYMEGGDAMRAMLAKDLFELIEKAIDKCRDVGNIVYSIVLKNS, from the coding sequence ATGTTTTCACTGCAGACGATTTTCGGCAAAGGCGACAAGTTCTACGGCCTGCTCGAACAGAGCGCCGCCACCGTCAGCGAAAGCGCCAGGGCCCTGCACGAACTGCTGACCCAGCCCGACCGCGGCCCGGTGATGGCGGCATTCACCGCCACGCGCGCGCGCGAGAAGGCGCTGGCCGCGCAGATCAGCGAGGGGCTGGTGAACACCTTCGTCACCGCGCTCGACCGCGAGGACATCGAGGCGCTGAATTCGGCGCTGTACAAGATTCCCAAGACCATCGAGAAGTTCGCCGAGCGTTACGAGATCGTGGCCGATCGCCTGGCCGGGGTGGAATTCGCCCAGCGCACGCTGGTGCTGCAGCGTTCCAGCGAGGTGGTCGCCGAAATGATCGGCGAGCTGCGCCGCGGCCTGCGCATCGACCCGGTGAAGAAGCTGCAGGACCGCTTGCAGGCGCTGGAATCGGAAGGCGACCGCATGCTGCTGGCGCCGTACCGCACGCTGTACATGGAGGGCGGCGATGCGATGCGGGCGATGCTGGCGAAAGACCTGTTCGAGCTGATCGAAAAGGCCATCGACAAGTGCCGCGACGTCGGCAACATCGTCTATTCGATCGTGCTGAAGAACTCCTGA
- a CDS encoding inorganic phosphate transporter gives MSIVIAVVVIALVFTYINGFHDTANSIATVVATKVLTPGQAVLLAAGTNLAGAFMGTAVAATIASGLINAGVIEMSSQLLICALLAAIVWNLITWWLGLPSSSSHALVGSLVGAALAAADNNFASVIWVEGSWLKGHGVIPKVIIPMVLSPLAGFIIGFALMGALYALLAWFANRRGWSRRFGRTPFVNAFFGKAQIVSASAMGVAHGMNDAQKSMGIIALALAGATAAHQFDHLPVWLGFLRVEGNPAGGFEIPVWVKVVSALTMAAGTAGGGWRIIKTLGHKMVKLHPINGFAAETSSAAVILVASVFGIPVSTTHNVSASIMGVGAAKRFNAIRWSVVERMVWAWILTLPVTALLAYGLVVAFRLLF, from the coding sequence ATGAGCATCGTCATCGCGGTGGTGGTGATCGCGCTGGTCTTCACCTACATCAACGGTTTCCACGACACCGCCAACTCGATCGCCACGGTGGTGGCAACCAAGGTGCTCACCCCGGGCCAGGCGGTGCTGCTGGCGGCGGGCACCAACCTGGCCGGTGCGTTCATGGGCACCGCGGTGGCGGCCACCATCGCTTCCGGGCTGATCAACGCCGGGGTGATCGAGATGAGCTCGCAGCTGCTGATCTGCGCACTGCTGGCGGCGATCGTGTGGAACCTGATCACCTGGTGGCTGGGCCTGCCGTCCAGCTCCAGCCACGCACTGGTCGGTTCGCTGGTGGGCGCGGCGCTGGCCGCCGCGGACAACAACTTCGCCTCGGTGATCTGGGTCGAGGGCAGCTGGCTGAAGGGCCACGGCGTGATCCCGAAAGTGATCATCCCGATGGTGCTGTCGCCGCTGGCCGGCTTCATCATCGGCTTCGCGCTGATGGGGGCGCTGTACGCGCTGCTGGCATGGTTCGCCAACCGGCGGGGTTGGTCGCGGCGGTTCGGGCGCACCCCGTTCGTCAACGCGTTCTTCGGCAAGGCGCAGATCGTCTCGGCCAGCGCGATGGGCGTGGCGCACGGCATGAACGACGCGCAGAAGAGCATGGGCATCATCGCGCTGGCGCTGGCTGGCGCCACTGCGGCGCACCAGTTCGACCACCTGCCGGTATGGCTGGGTTTCCTGCGCGTCGAAGGCAATCCCGCCGGCGGTTTCGAGATTCCGGTGTGGGTGAAGGTGGTTTCCGCGCTGACCATGGCTGCCGGTACCGCCGGTGGCGGCTGGCGCATCATCAAGACGCTCGGCCACAAGATGGTCAAGCTGCATCCGATCAATGGCTTCGCCGCTGAAACCAGCTCCGCCGCCGTGATCCTGGTGGCATCGGTGTTCGGCATTCCCGTGTCGACCACCCACAACGTGTCCGCCTCGATCATGGGTGTGGGCGCGGCCAAGCGCTTCAACGCGATCCGCTGGTCGGTGGTCGAGCGCATGGTGTGGGCTTGGATCCTGACCCTGCCGGTCACCGCGCTGCTGGCTTATGGCTTGGTGGTGGCGTTCCGTCTGCTGTTCTGA
- a CDS encoding MGMT family protein, whose amino-acid sequence MNEAAARIYAAIAAIPRGRVASYGAIAARAGLPGRARLVGRLLGEVPDGMELPWYRVLRSSGHIAMPVGSRGFREQSRRLRGEGVEVKNGRVPLSRFGLDGDLDHALWGMPDA is encoded by the coding sequence ATGAATGAGGCCGCTGCCCGCATCTATGCCGCCATCGCCGCGATTCCGCGCGGCCGCGTCGCCAGCTACGGCGCGATCGCCGCGCGTGCGGGGTTGCCGGGACGGGCGCGGCTGGTCGGCCGGTTGCTCGGCGAGGTGCCCGACGGCATGGAGTTGCCTTGGTACCGCGTGCTGCGCTCCAGCGGACACATCGCGATGCCGGTTGGCAGCCGCGGTTTCCGCGAGCAGTCCCGACGCCTGCGTGGCGAAGGCGTCGAGGTGAAGAACGGCCGCGTGCCGTTGTCGCGGTTCGGCCTGGATGGCGATCTCGACCACGCGCTGTGGGGCATGCCGGACGCCTGA
- the recQ gene encoding DNA helicase RecQ, translating into MKASALDLLQSVFGYPSFRGQQQAVVEHLAEGGDALVLMPTGGGKSLCYQIPALIRQGTGIVVSPLIALMQDQVDALREAGVAAAYLNSSLGAEAQREVERQLQAGELNLLYVAPERLLTQRFLGQLERTEVALFAIDEAHCVSQWGHDFRPEYRELAILHQRFPDVPRIALTATADPRTREEIVERLSLQNARQFVSSFDRPNIGYRVGLRQNAKRQLTEFLQGHQGESGIVYCLSRRKVDDTAEWLAELGVEALPYHAGLDATTRAKNQQRFLREDGVVMVATVAFGMGIDKPDVRFVAHLDLPRSIEGYYQETGRAGRDGLPAEAWMIYGLSDVVTMSQMIAQSESADERKRVERQKLESLLAYAEATGCRRQLLLGAFGETHPGSCGHCDNCLAPPKTWDATMPAQKALSAVYRTGQRFGSGHVIDVLRGEETERVLGLDHHRLSTFGIGAEMDEKQWRSVFRQLLAAGLLEADAEGYGTLRLTAASRSVLNGGRQVKLREDARPERASRRRRDSKLVTGGGSLGIEAYEQSTWDALRALRTQLAKQQGVPPYVVFHDATLLAMLRAMPANEDELATISGVGEAKLKRYGRDFLAVINAPA; encoded by the coding sequence ATGAAAGCTTCCGCCCTCGACCTGCTGCAAAGCGTTTTCGGCTATCCCAGTTTCCGCGGCCAGCAACAGGCCGTCGTCGAGCATCTCGCCGAGGGCGGCGACGCGCTGGTGCTGATGCCCACCGGCGGCGGCAAGTCGCTGTGCTACCAGATCCCCGCGCTCATCCGGCAGGGCACCGGCATCGTGGTGTCGCCGCTGATCGCGCTGATGCAGGACCAGGTCGATGCGCTGCGCGAAGCGGGCGTGGCGGCGGCCTATCTCAACTCCAGCCTCGGCGCGGAAGCGCAGCGCGAGGTCGAACGCCAGCTGCAGGCCGGTGAGCTGAACCTGCTCTACGTGGCGCCGGAACGCCTGCTGACCCAGCGTTTCCTCGGCCAGCTCGAACGCACCGAGGTGGCGCTGTTCGCGATCGACGAGGCGCACTGCGTGTCGCAGTGGGGCCACGACTTCCGCCCCGAGTACCGCGAGCTGGCGATCCTGCACCAGCGTTTCCCGGACGTGCCGCGCATCGCGCTCACCGCCACCGCCGACCCGCGCACGCGCGAGGAGATCGTCGAGCGGCTTTCGCTGCAGAACGCGCGGCAGTTCGTGTCCAGTTTCGATCGCCCCAACATCGGCTACCGGGTCGGCCTGCGCCAGAACGCCAAGCGCCAGCTCACCGAATTCCTGCAGGGCCACCAGGGTGAATCCGGCATCGTGTACTGCCTCAGCCGGCGCAAGGTGGACGACACCGCCGAGTGGCTGGCCGAACTCGGTGTCGAGGCGCTGCCGTACCACGCCGGGCTGGATGCGACGACCCGCGCGAAGAACCAGCAGCGTTTCCTGCGCGAGGACGGCGTGGTGATGGTCGCCACGGTGGCGTTCGGCATGGGCATCGACAAGCCCGACGTGCGCTTCGTGGCGCACCTGGACCTGCCGCGCAGCATCGAGGGCTATTACCAGGAAACCGGCCGCGCCGGCCGCGACGGGCTGCCGGCCGAGGCGTGGATGATCTACGGCCTGTCCGACGTGGTCACCATGAGCCAGATGATCGCGCAGTCCGAATCGGCCGACGAGCGCAAACGCGTGGAACGACAGAAGCTGGAGTCGCTGCTGGCCTATGCCGAGGCCACCGGTTGCCGTCGCCAGCTGTTGCTCGGCGCGTTCGGCGAGACTCATCCCGGCTCCTGCGGCCATTGCGACAACTGCCTCGCGCCGCCGAAGACCTGGGATGCCACGATGCCGGCGCAGAAGGCGCTGTCGGCGGTGTATCGCACCGGGCAGCGCTTCGGTTCCGGCCACGTGATCGATGTGCTGCGCGGCGAGGAGACCGAGCGCGTGCTCGGCCTCGACCATCACCGGCTCAGCACCTTCGGCATCGGCGCGGAGATGGACGAGAAGCAATGGCGCTCGGTGTTCCGCCAGTTGCTCGCTGCCGGCCTGCTCGAAGCCGACGCCGAAGGCTACGGCACCCTGCGTCTCACCGCCGCCAGCCGCAGCGTGCTCAACGGCGGCCGCCAGGTGAAGCTGCGCGAGGACGCCCGCCCCGAACGTGCCAGCCGGCGCCGCCGCGACAGCAAGCTGGTCACCGGCGGCGGCAGCCTCGGCATCGAGGCCTACGAGCAATCCACCTGGGATGCGTTGCGCGCGCTGCGCACGCAACTGGCGAAGCAGCAGGGCGTGCCGCCGTACGTGGTGTTCCACGACGCCACCTTGCTGGCGATGCTGCGCGCGATGCCGGCCAACGAGGACGAGCTGGCCACCATCAGCGGCGTCGGCGAAGCCAAGCTCAAGCGCTACGGCCGCGATTTCCTGGCGGTGATCAACGCGCCGGCATAG
- a CDS encoding sugar porter family MFS transporter, whose protein sequence is MSTMDMTGDGLGQRATARVVLISAAAALGGFLFGFDTAVINGAVDAIRGGFTLDAAQTGFAVSCALLGSALGAWYAGMLANRFGRVRTMQVAAVLLVAAALGSGLASAVWDLILWRLVGGIGVGVASVIAPTYIAEVSPAHIRGRLGSMQQLAIVLGIFAALLSDAWLAGVSGGAAAPLWFGLAAWRWMFLVATLPALVYGTLVLGVPESPRHLVAKGRIDEARAVLRSVLNMHSEAALESKLHDIEDSLRSEHKPRLRDLCGKTAGLLPVVWIGILLSVFQQFVGINVIFYYSSTLWHSVGFSEADSFTITVVTSIVNVLVTLVAIALVDKVGRKPLLVVGSAGMAITLGLMAWCFSQATGSGATLSLPGATGMVALVAANAYVVFFGVSWGPVVWVLLGEMFPNRIRATALAVAAAAQWLANFAITSTFPALAELGLTFAYGLYAGFALLSLLFVLASVRETKGIELEDMRA, encoded by the coding sequence ATGAGCACGATGGACATGACGGGTGACGGGCTGGGCCAACGCGCCACCGCGCGGGTGGTGCTGATCTCGGCGGCGGCGGCGCTGGGCGGCTTCCTGTTCGGTTTCGACACGGCGGTGATCAACGGTGCGGTCGACGCGATCCGCGGCGGCTTTACCCTGGACGCGGCGCAGACCGGTTTCGCGGTGTCCTGCGCCTTGCTCGGATCGGCGCTGGGTGCCTGGTATGCCGGCATGCTGGCGAACCGCTTCGGCCGCGTGCGCACCATGCAGGTCGCCGCGGTATTGCTGGTCGCTGCAGCGCTCGGCTCGGGCCTGGCCAGTGCCGTGTGGGACCTGATCCTGTGGCGGCTGGTCGGCGGCATCGGTGTGGGTGTGGCCTCGGTGATCGCACCGACCTACATTGCCGAGGTGTCGCCCGCGCATATCCGCGGCCGGCTCGGTTCGATGCAGCAGCTGGCGATCGTGCTGGGCATCTTCGCCGCGCTGCTGAGTGATGCGTGGCTGGCCGGGGTATCCGGCGGCGCAGCGGCACCGTTGTGGTTCGGGCTGGCCGCGTGGCGCTGGATGTTCCTGGTGGCGACGCTGCCGGCGCTGGTCTACGGCACCCTGGTGCTGGGCGTGCCGGAATCACCGCGGCACCTGGTCGCCAAGGGCCGTATCGACGAGGCGCGGGCGGTGCTGCGCAGCGTGCTGAACATGCACAGCGAGGCTGCACTGGAAAGCAAGCTGCATGACATCGAGGACAGCCTGCGCTCGGAGCACAAGCCGCGCCTGCGCGACCTGTGCGGCAAGACCGCCGGGCTGCTGCCGGTGGTGTGGATCGGCATCCTGCTGTCGGTGTTCCAGCAGTTCGTGGGCATCAACGTGATCTTCTACTACTCGTCCACCTTGTGGCATTCGGTCGGTTTCAGCGAGGCTGATTCGTTCACCATCACCGTGGTTACCTCGATCGTCAACGTGCTGGTGACCCTGGTGGCGATCGCGCTGGTCGACAAGGTCGGCCGCAAGCCCTTGCTGGTGGTTGGCTCGGCCGGCATGGCGATCACCCTGGGGCTGATGGCGTGGTGCTTCTCGCAGGCCACCGGCAGCGGCGCCACGCTGAGCCTGCCCGGTGCCACCGGCATGGTGGCGCTGGTCGCGGCGAACGCCTACGTGGTGTTCTTCGGGGTGAGCTGGGGCCCGGTGGTATGGGTGCTGCTGGGCGAGATGTTCCCCAACCGGATCCGCGCCACCGCGCTGGCGGTGGCCGCGGCGGCGCAGTGGCTGGCGAACTTCGCGATCACCAGCACGTTCCCGGCGCTGGCCGAGCTGGGCCTGACCTTCGCCTACGGCCTGTACGCCGGCTTCGCGCTGCTGTCGCTGCTGTTCGTGCTGGCTAGCGTGCGCGAGACCAAGGGCATCGAGCTGGAGGACATGCGCGCATGA
- a CDS encoding HlyC/CorC family transporter, with protein MSDDPGSTSGPAHRTWWDRLGHMFSGEPRNRDELIEELRSAQTNGLLSVDTLTMVEGAIKVTELSVDDVMVPRAQIVMLPADSPLPDILAAVVESGHSRFPVHGEDKDEILGILLAKDLLKYFGAVEHFDIRAIMRPAVLIPESMRLNVLLEEFRLTRNHMALVVNEYGGVAGLVTIEDVLEQIVGEIDDEHDDEEAPELMHEQPGGDWLVSALTPIEDFNEQTGADFPDEEYDTVGGMVTAEFGHLPEVGEEVAIGDYLFHVTEADDRRVQAFRVIRQ; from the coding sequence ATGAGCGACGACCCCGGCAGTACCAGCGGCCCGGCCCACCGAACCTGGTGGGATCGACTGGGCCACATGTTTTCCGGCGAACCGCGCAACCGCGATGAATTGATCGAGGAACTGCGCTCCGCCCAGACCAACGGACTGCTGTCCGTCGACACCCTCACCATGGTCGAGGGTGCGATCAAGGTCACCGAACTGAGCGTGGACGACGTGATGGTGCCGCGCGCGCAGATCGTGATGCTGCCGGCTGACTCGCCACTGCCCGACATCCTCGCCGCCGTGGTCGAATCCGGCCACTCGCGCTTCCCCGTGCATGGCGAAGACAAGGACGAGATCCTCGGCATCCTGCTGGCCAAGGACCTGTTGAAGTACTTCGGTGCCGTCGAACACTTCGACATCCGCGCGATCATGCGCCCGGCCGTGCTGATCCCCGAGTCGATGCGGTTGAACGTGCTGCTGGAAGAGTTCCGCCTGACCCGCAACCACATGGCGCTGGTGGTCAACGAATACGGCGGCGTCGCCGGCCTGGTGACCATCGAGGACGTGCTGGAGCAGATCGTCGGCGAGATCGACGACGAGCACGACGACGAGGAAGCACCCGAGCTGATGCACGAGCAGCCCGGCGGCGACTGGCTGGTCAGCGCGCTGACCCCGATCGAGGACTTCAACGAGCAGACCGGCGCCGACTTTCCCGACGAGGAATACGACACCGTCGGCGGCATGGTCACGGCCGAGTTCGGCCACCTGCCCGAAGTCGGCGAGGAAGTCGCCATCGGCGACTACCTGTTCCACGTCACCGAAGCCGACGACCGCCGCGTGCAGGCATTCCGCGTGATACGGCAATAG
- the ybeY gene encoding rRNA maturation RNase YbeY — translation MSAPVTLAVGYAVSRAGLPAPASFRRWVEAALHGAKRRKSTELAIRIVDADEGRALNRNYRGKDYATNVLSFPVELPPGVALPLIGDLAICAPVVLREAAEQGKSARDHWAHLTIHGVLHLLGHDHVEDAEAEQMEALETRILAGLGIADPYA, via the coding sequence ATGAGCGCGCCGGTGACGCTCGCCGTCGGCTACGCCGTGTCGCGCGCCGGCCTGCCCGCCCCGGCCAGCTTCCGCCGCTGGGTTGAAGCCGCCCTGCATGGCGCGAAACGGCGCAAGAGCACCGAACTGGCCATACGCATCGTCGACGCCGACGAGGGCCGCGCGCTCAATCGCAACTACCGCGGCAAGGACTACGCCACCAACGTGCTGTCGTTCCCGGTCGAACTGCCACCCGGAGTGGCATTGCCGCTGATCGGCGACCTGGCGATCTGCGCGCCGGTGGTCCTGCGCGAAGCGGCCGAACAGGGCAAGTCCGCGCGCGACCACTGGGCCCACCTCACCATCCACGGCGTGCTGCACCTGCTTGGCCACGACCATGTCGAGGACGCTGAGGCCGAGCAGATGGAGGCATTGGAAACGCGCATCCTGGCCGGGCTCGGCATCGCCGATCCTTACGCCTGA
- a CDS encoding PhoH family protein, which yields MSELNQRDFTLDPDDNARLANLCGPFDEHLRQVELRLGVEINHRGSIFQVIGENDPARAAEKVLRALYANTADEALTGAKINLQLAESGVDAIAEADAGEAQEVVIKVKRGVIKGRGPNQARYLHAIASHDINFGVGPAGTGKTYLAVASAVEALEANRVQRLILVRPAVEAGEKLGFLPGDLSQKVDPYLRPLYDALYEMLGFEKVAKLIERNVIEIAPLAYMRGRTLNDSYVILDEAQNTTVEQMKMFLTRIGFGTVAVITGDVTQVDLPRSTRSGLRQAVEVLRGVGGISFTFFTSRDVVRHPLVAKIVRAYEAFEQKAEDGE from the coding sequence ATGAGCGAACTCAACCAGCGCGACTTCACCCTCGATCCCGACGACAATGCCCGCCTCGCCAACCTGTGCGGGCCATTCGACGAGCACCTGCGCCAGGTTGAGCTGCGCCTGGGCGTGGAGATCAACCACCGCGGCAGCATCTTCCAGGTGATCGGCGAGAACGATCCCGCCAGGGCCGCCGAGAAAGTGCTGCGTGCGCTGTACGCCAACACCGCCGACGAGGCACTGACCGGCGCCAAGATCAACCTGCAGCTGGCCGAATCGGGCGTCGACGCGATCGCCGAGGCGGATGCCGGGGAAGCCCAGGAAGTCGTCATCAAGGTCAAGCGCGGCGTGATCAAGGGCCGCGGCCCGAACCAGGCGCGCTACTTGCACGCGATCGCCAGCCACGACATCAACTTCGGCGTGGGCCCGGCCGGCACCGGCAAGACTTATCTCGCCGTGGCCAGCGCGGTCGAGGCGCTGGAGGCGAACCGGGTACAGCGGCTGATCCTGGTGCGCCCCGCGGTCGAAGCCGGCGAGAAGCTGGGCTTCCTGCCCGGCGACCTGTCGCAGAAGGTCGACCCCTACCTGCGCCCGCTGTACGACGCGCTGTACGAGATGCTCGGCTTCGAGAAGGTGGCCAAGCTGATCGAGCGCAACGTGATCGAGATCGCGCCGCTGGCCTACATGCGCGGACGCACGCTCAACGATTCCTACGTGATCCTCGACGAGGCGCAGAACACCACGGTCGAGCAGATGAAGATGTTCCTCACCCGGATTGGTTTCGGCACGGTGGCGGTGATCACCGGCGACGTCACCCAGGTCGACCTGCCACGCAGCACCCGTTCGGGCCTGCGCCAGGCGGTCGAGGTCCTGCGCGGCGTGGGCGGCATCAGCTTCACCTTCTTCACCTCGCGCGACGTGGTGCGCCACCCGCTGGTGGCGAAGATCGTGCGGGCGTACGAGGCGTTCGAGCAGAAGGCCGAGGACGGCGAATGA
- a CDS encoding TetR/AcrR family transcriptional regulator, which produces MTTSGKRAKPARRAGRPRGDEQDLRRRLLDAALAQFACTGIAATPLRAIATEAGVTPAMLHYYFGDKARLLHAVIDERLLPALAPLRAQLEHADSDPVALTEAFVRGISEIVAGHPWLPPLWVREVLCEGGALREVLFDRAVPGVPQLLAQRFAAAQANGRLNAALDPRLLVVSLVGLTLFPAAGAPIWRRAFEAEALGPGIMLEHTLALLGQGVGTTKRGEPA; this is translated from the coding sequence ATGACTACCTCAGGCAAACGCGCAAAACCGGCGCGCCGGGCCGGACGCCCCCGCGGCGACGAACAGGACCTGCGCCGGCGTCTGCTGGATGCGGCGCTCGCGCAGTTCGCGTGCACGGGCATCGCCGCCACCCCGTTGCGGGCGATCGCCACCGAAGCGGGCGTCACCCCGGCGATGCTGCATTACTACTTCGGCGACAAGGCGCGGCTGCTGCATGCCGTGATCGACGAGCGCTTGCTGCCGGCGCTGGCGCCGCTGCGCGCGCAGCTGGAGCATGCCGACAGTGACCCGGTCGCACTGACCGAAGCCTTCGTGCGCGGCATCAGCGAGATCGTGGCCGGCCATCCCTGGCTGCCGCCGCTGTGGGTGCGTGAAGTGCTGTGCGAGGGCGGCGCGCTGCGCGAGGTGCTGTTCGACCGGGCCGTGCCGGGTGTGCCGCAGTTGCTGGCGCAACGCTTCGCCGCGGCGCAGGCAAATGGACGGCTGAACGCGGCGCTGGACCCTCGCCTGCTGGTCGTTTCGCTGGTCGGCCTGACCCTGTTCCCTGCCGCCGGCGCGCCGATCTGGCGACGCGCGTTCGAGGCCGAGGCACTGGGGCCCGGGATCATGCTCGAACACACGCTGGCCTTGCTGGGGCAGGGCGTTGGCACGACGAAACGTGGAGAACCCGCATGA
- a CDS encoding HlyD family secretion protein has protein sequence MKFTTVICQSLAALVLAAPAGCSKQVPQALGTLEFDRITLPAPAAERIVTVDVREGEQVKVGQPLLQLDPAHTRAQLAAVEAQLQQQRELLAELETGPRREDIAKARANLAAAQAQAREARAYYARLAPLKGNGYVAAADLDRARAAAGNADGQVAAAQAALDELLHGTRPEQLAQAQAAVAAAQAQVDAQQVLLGKLSLVAPRAGRIDSLPYRLGDQAPVGAPLAILLAGDAPYARIYVPVQQRAGMHVGDAIDVFVAGREKPYAGKLRMIRSEPDFTPYYALIGDDAARLSYLAEVALGADAAELPAGLPVRVEFRGPAK, from the coding sequence ATGAAATTCACGACCGTGATCTGCCAGTCGCTGGCGGCGCTGGTGCTCGCCGCTCCCGCCGGTTGCAGCAAGCAGGTGCCGCAGGCGCTGGGCACGCTCGAGTTCGATCGCATCACGTTGCCGGCGCCAGCTGCCGAGCGCATCGTGACGGTCGACGTGCGCGAGGGCGAGCAGGTCAAGGTCGGTCAGCCGCTGCTGCAACTGGACCCCGCGCATACCCGCGCCCAGCTCGCGGCGGTCGAAGCCCAACTACAACAGCAACGCGAGCTGTTGGCCGAGCTGGAAACCGGGCCGCGCCGCGAGGACATCGCCAAGGCCCGCGCGAACCTGGCGGCGGCCCAGGCGCAGGCGCGCGAGGCGCGGGCTTATTACGCGCGGCTGGCGCCGCTGAAGGGCAACGGTTACGTGGCCGCGGCCGATCTCGATCGCGCCCGCGCCGCGGCGGGCAATGCGGATGGCCAGGTGGCGGCGGCACAGGCGGCGCTGGACGAACTGCTGCACGGCACCCGCCCGGAGCAGCTCGCGCAGGCGCAGGCCGCCGTTGCGGCGGCGCAGGCGCAAGTCGATGCGCAGCAGGTGCTGCTGGGCAAGCTGTCGCTTGTGGCGCCGCGCGCCGGCCGCATCGACAGTCTGCCGTACCGGCTGGGTGACCAGGCGCCGGTCGGCGCGCCACTGGCGATCCTGCTGGCCGGCGACGCGCCGTATGCGCGCATCTACGTGCCGGTGCAGCAGCGCGCCGGCATGCATGTCGGCGACGCCATCGACGTGTTCGTGGCCGGCCGCGAAAAACCCTATGCCGGCAAGCTGCGCATGATCCGCAGCGAGCCGGACTTCACCCCGTACTACGCACTGATCGGCGACGACGCGGCGCGGCTGAGCTATCTGGCCGAAGTCGCGCTGGGCGCGGACGCGGCGGAACTGCCCGCCGGCCTGCCGGTGCGCGTCGAGTTTCGCGGGCCGGCGAAATGA
- a CDS encoding ABC transporter ATP-binding protein produces the protein MKADADGVAIRARGLTRRFGKLVAVDHVDLDVPSRRVYGFLGPNGSGKSTTIRMLCGLLTPSEGEIEVLGLKIPAQADELRSRIGYMTQKFSLFEDLGVRENLEFLAAIQGVPKAKTKCRVDELIEQYHFGDRQRQLAGTMSGGQKQRLALACAVLHEPQLLFLDEPTSAVDPESRRDFWEKLFELADAGTTLLVSTHLMDEAERCHRLAILDRGTLVADGTPRELTAQLEGRTFTVETDDPRGAQRALAGVAGVLGVAQVGNILRVLTGADGATPEMDKALATTGHKAALTAAPPNLEDVFVAATRRDAEHAA, from the coding sequence ATGAAGGCCGACGCCGACGGCGTGGCGATCCGCGCGCGTGGCCTGACCCGGCGCTTCGGCAAACTGGTGGCGGTCGATCACGTCGATCTCGACGTGCCATCGCGGCGCGTCTACGGCTTCCTCGGCCCGAACGGCTCGGGCAAGTCCACCACCATCCGCATGCTGTGCGGGCTGCTGACGCCGAGCGAGGGCGAGATCGAGGTGCTCGGCCTGAAGATTCCGGCGCAGGCCGACGAACTGCGCTCGCGCATCGGCTACATGACGCAGAAGTTCTCGCTGTTCGAGGACCTCGGCGTGCGCGAGAACCTGGAGTTCCTCGCCGCGATCCAGGGCGTGCCGAAGGCGAAGACGAAATGCCGCGTCGACGAGCTGATCGAGCAATACCACTTCGGCGATCGCCAGCGGCAACTGGCCGGCACCATGAGCGGCGGCCAGAAGCAGCGCCTGGCGCTGGCCTGTGCGGTGCTGCACGAGCCGCAGCTGCTGTTCCTCGACGAACCGACCAGCGCGGTCGACCCGGAATCGCGCCGCGACTTCTGGGAAAAGCTCTTCGAGCTGGCCGATGCCGGCACCACGCTGCTGGTCTCCACCCACCTGATGGACGAGGCCGAGCGCTGCCACCGGCTGGCCATCCTCGACCGCGGCACGCTGGTCGCCGACGGCACGCCGCGCGAACTGACCGCGCAACTGGAAGGGCGCACCTTCACCGTCGAAACGGACGACCCGCGCGGTGCCCAGCGCGCGCTCGCCGGCGTGGCGGGCGTGCTCGGGGTGGCCCAGGTCGGCAACATCCTGCGCGTGCTGACCGGCGCCGACGGCGCCACGCCGGAGATGGACAAGGCGCTGGCGACGACGGGGCACAAGGCCGCGCTGACGGCGGCGCCGCCGAATCTCGAAGACGTGTTCGTTGCTGCCACGCGCCGCGACGCGGAGCACGCCGCATGA